The genomic region ACCATCTGGGTGGCCAAGTAGATCAGGAAAAGGTCCTTGCTTATCGAAAAGAGCTTGACCTTTTATCAGACGACGAGCTTTTTGGAAAAATAGCAGAGCAAAAAATTGAAATTTCTCAGATTAATCGACGTCGAGCTATTCGAGCACTTGAGTTAGCTAAATTTGGAAAAGGTTTAGAAAACAAAGAAACAGATTATGATGCTTACTTAATTGGCCTAAATGACGATCGTCAAGTTCTATATGACCGCATTAATTATCGCGTTGATCTCATGGTTGAAAATGGGGTTTTGAATGAGGCAAAATGGCTCTATGACAATTATCGTGAGGTCCAAGCAGCACGAGCTATTGGCTACAAAGAACTTTTCCCCTACTTTTCAGGAGAAGATTCTCTTGAAAACTGTGTTGAAAAATTAAAACAAAACACACGACGCTTTGCCAAACGCCAGTTAACTTGGTTTAGAAATCGAATGACAGTTCAGTTTTATAATGTTTCTGAAACAGATTTTAAAACAAAAGTTGCAGAAGATGTTGACCGTTTCTTAAATGATAATAAAGTGTAAGGTAGAGCAAAAACTCCTTTACCCTCTTCGAATAAAATTTATGTTATAATGATATTTACGGATTAATCAAGTAAAGGGGTGAGTACAAGATGATTGAAACAAGCAAGCACCAAGAACGAGTGATTTTGCTAGGAGTTGAGTTGTCTGACACAGAAAACTTTGAAATGTCAATGGAAGAATTGGCGTCACTCGCTGAAACAGCAGGTGCTGAGGTGGTCTCATCTTATCGTCAAAAACGTGAGAAATATGATAGCAAATCTTTGATTGGTTCAGGGAAATTAGCTGAAATCAAAGCGATTGTTGACGCTGATGCGATCGATACTGTGATTGTCAACGACCGCTTAACGCCACGTCAAAATGTTAATTTGGAAGCAGAACTTGGCGTTAAAGTTATTGACCGTATGCAGTTGATTCTAGATATTTTTGCC from Streptococcus lutetiensis harbors:
- the miaA gene encoding tRNA (adenosine(37)-N6)-dimethylallyltransferase MiaA — encoded protein: MSKKIKLLAVVGPTAVGKTALGIELAKQFNGEIISGDSQQVYRQLDIGTAKATPEEQAEAVHHLIDVRNIDETYSVYDFVQEASAAISDIVSRGKLPIIVGGTGLYLQSLLEGYHLGGQVDQEKVLAYRKELDLLSDDELFGKIAEQKIEISQINRRRAIRALELAKFGKGLENKETDYDAYLIGLNDDRQVLYDRINYRVDLMVENGVLNEAKWLYDNYREVQAARAIGYKELFPYFSGEDSLENCVEKLKQNTRRFAKRQLTWFRNRMTVQFYNVSETDFKTKVAEDVDRFLNDNKV